In Mus musculus strain C57BL/6J chromosome 14, GRCm38.p6 C57BL/6J, the following are encoded in one genomic region:
- the Trim13 gene encoding E3 ubiquitin-protein ligase TRIM13: protein MELLEEDLTCPICCSLFDDPRVLPCSHNFCKKCLEGLLEGNVRNSLWRPSPFKCPTCRKETSATGVNSLQVNYSLKGIVEKYNKIKISPKMPVCKGHLGQPLNIFCVTDMQLICGICATRGEHTKHVFSSIEDAYAREKNAFESLFQSFETWRRGDALSRLDTLETNKRKALQLLTKDSDKVKEFFEKLQHTLDQKKNEILSDFETMKLAVMQTYDPEINKINTILQEQRMAFNIAEAFKDVSEPIIFLQQMQEFREKIKVIKETPLPHSNLPTSPLMKNFDTSQWGDIKLVDVDKLSLPQDTGVFTSKIPWYPYLLLMMVVLLGLLIFFGPTVFLEWSPLDELATWKDYLSSFNSYLTKSADFIEQSVFYWEQMTDGFFIFGERVKNVSLVALNNVAEFICKYKLL from the coding sequence ATGGAGCTGCTTGAAGAAGACCTCACATGCCCAATTTGCTGCAGTTTGTTTGATGACCCCCGAGTGTTGCCCTGCTCACACAACTTCTGCAAAAAATGCTTAGAAGGGCTCTTAGAGGGGAATGTGCGGAATTCCCTGTGGAGACCATCTCCCTTCAAGTGTCCTACCTGCCGTAAGGAAACCTCAGCTACTGGAGTCAACAGTCTGCAGGTCAATTACTCCCTAAAGGGTATCGTGGAGAAATACAACAAAATCAAGATTTCTCCCAAGATGCCAGTGTGCAAAGGACATTTGGGGCAGCCTCTCAACATCTTCTGCGTAACTGATATGCAGCTGATTTGTGGGATCTGTGCTACTCGAGGCGAGCACACCAAGCATGTCTTCTCTTCTATTGAAGATGCCTACGCTCGAGAAAAGAATGCCTTTGAGTCCCTCTTTCAGAGTTTCGAGACTTGGCGCCGGGGAGATGCTCTTTCCCGCTTGGATACTTTGGAAACAAACAAGAGGAAAGCCCTCCAGTTACTCACGAAGGATTCAGATAAAGTAAAGGAGTTTTTTGAGAAGTTACAGCACACCTTGGatcaaaagaagaatgaaatcctGTCTGACTTTGAAACTATGAAGCTTGCAGTTATGCAAACCTATGACCCGGAGATCAACAAAATCAACACTATTTTACAGGAGCAGCGGATGGCCTTCAACATTGCTGAGGCTTTCAAAGATGTCTCAGAACCTATTATATTTTTGCAACAGATGCAAGAGTTCAGGGAGAAAATCAAAGTAATCAAGGAAACTCCTTTGCCACACTCTAATTTGCCCACAAGCCCTTTAATGAAGAACTTTGATACCAGTCAGTGGGGAGACATTAAACTAGTTGATGTGGATAAACTGTCTTTGCCGCAAGACACAGGTGTGTTCACTAGCAAGATTCCCTGGTACCCCTATCTGCTGCTCATGATGGTAGTTCTGCTGGGTCTCCTCATATTCTTTGGCCCCACTGTATTCCTGGAATGGTCTCCACTTGATGAATTGGCAACTTGGAAAGACTATCTTTCAAGCTTCAATTCTTACCTGACTAAGTCTGCTGATTTTATAGAACAATCTGTTTTTTACTGGGAACAGATGACAGATGGGTTTTTCATTTTTGGTGAAAGAGTAAAAAATGTTAGTTTGGTGGCACTGAACAATGTGGCAGAGTTTATATGCAAATACAAACTATTATAA
- the Kcnrg gene encoding potassium channel regulatory protein isoform 1 (isoform 1 is encoded by transcript variant 1), protein MSGQDLVTLNVGGRIFTTRPSTLKQFPASRLAGMLDGRDQEFKTVDGQIFVDRDGALFSFILDFLRNHELLLPSDFADHHRLQREALFYELDSLVDLLSQFLLQSRSAVMEVHFLNQNTQAFFRVFGSCSKTIEMLSGRITMFVERPTALTGNRNSPLALPPQRPSHHDLLFHCGSDGAAENQAGVRYISIKPDNRKLANGTNVLGLLVDTLLKEGFHLVSTRTPASGEKSECYVFERITTPQVLGMSKTPKSETTTMPAPSQK, encoded by the exons ATGAGTGGTCAGGACCTCGTCACTTTGAATGTGGGAGGGAGGATATTCACAACAAGGCCCTCTACCCTCAAGCAGTTCCCTGCCTCTCGCTTGGCAGGCATGTTAGATGGCAGAGACCAAGAGTTCAAGACAGTTGATGGCCAGATTTTTGTGGACAGAGATGGTGCTTTATTTAgtttcattttagattttttgagAAATCATGAGCTTCTGTTACCCTCGGACTTTGCAGACCATCATAGGCTTCAGAGAGAGGCTCTTTTCTATGAACTTGATTCTCTTGTTGATCTCTTAAGCCAATTCCTGCTCCAATCAAGATCTGCTGTCATGGAGGTCCATTTCCTAAACCAAAATACTCAAGCCTTCTTCAGAGTGTTTGGCTCTTGCAGCAAAACAATCGAGATGCTAAGTGGGAGGATTACAATGTTTGTAGAGCGACCCACAGCACTGACCGGGAACAGGAACTCCCCTCTGGCTTTACCTCCACAAAGACCTTCTCACCACGATCTGCTTTTCCACTGTGGCTCCGATGGCGCTGCTGAGAACCAAGCTGGAGTCAG GTACATTTCCATAAAGCCTGATAATCGAAAATTGGCCAACGGAACAAATGTCTTGGGCCTACTGGTGGACACTTTATTAAAGGAAGGCTTTCATCTGGTCAGCACTAGAACACCAGCCTCTGGAGAAAAAAGTGAATGCTATGTCTTTGAAAGGATAACAACCCCTCAAGTCCTTGGGATGAGTAAAACACCCAAATCAGAAACTACCACCATGCCAGCGCCGTCTCAGAAGTGA
- the Kcnrg gene encoding potassium channel regulatory protein isoform 2 (isoform 2 is encoded by transcript variant 2) has product MSGQDLVTLNVGGRIFTTRPSTLKQFPASRLAGMLDGRDQEFKTVDGQIFVDRDGALFSFILDFLRNHELLLPSDFADHHRLQREALFYELDSLVDLLSQFLLQSRSAVMEVHFLNQNTQAFFRVFGSCSKTIEMLSGRITMFVERPTALTGNRNSPLALPPQRPSHHDLLFHCGSDGAAENQAGVRYFEC; this is encoded by the coding sequence ATGAGTGGTCAGGACCTCGTCACTTTGAATGTGGGAGGGAGGATATTCACAACAAGGCCCTCTACCCTCAAGCAGTTCCCTGCCTCTCGCTTGGCAGGCATGTTAGATGGCAGAGACCAAGAGTTCAAGACAGTTGATGGCCAGATTTTTGTGGACAGAGATGGTGCTTTATTTAgtttcattttagattttttgagAAATCATGAGCTTCTGTTACCCTCGGACTTTGCAGACCATCATAGGCTTCAGAGAGAGGCTCTTTTCTATGAACTTGATTCTCTTGTTGATCTCTTAAGCCAATTCCTGCTCCAATCAAGATCTGCTGTCATGGAGGTCCATTTCCTAAACCAAAATACTCAAGCCTTCTTCAGAGTGTTTGGCTCTTGCAGCAAAACAATCGAGATGCTAAGTGGGAGGATTACAATGTTTGTAGAGCGACCCACAGCACTGACCGGGAACAGGAACTCCCCTCTGGCTTTACCTCCACAAAGACCTTCTCACCACGATCTGCTTTTCCACTGTGGCTCCGATGGCGCTGCTGAGAACCAAGCTGGAGTCAGGTATTTTGAATGCTGA